Proteins from a single region of Thunnus albacares chromosome 14, fThuAlb1.1, whole genome shotgun sequence:
- the pank1a gene encoding pantothenate kinase 1a isoform X2: MKLISEKKPAFPWFGMDIGGTLVKLVYFEPVDITAEEEQEEVENLKSIRRYLTSNVAYGKTGVRDVHLELRNLTMCGRTGNLHFIRFPTQAMPRFIQMGHDKNFSSLHTTLCATGGGAYKFENDFRTMADLELLKLDELDCLIRGLLFVDRVSFNGHPECYYFQNPSDTQSCVKKPCTLDNPFPMLLVNIGSGVSILAVYSENNYKRVTGTSLGGGTFLGLCCLLTGCETFEEALEMASKGDSTNVDKLVKDIYGGDYERFGLQGSAVASSFGHMMSKEKRDSISKEDLARATLVTITNNIGSIARMCAVNEKIERVVFVGNFLRINTVSTKLLAYAMDFWSKGQLRALFLEHEGYFGAVGALMELLKTTEDP; the protein is encoded by the exons CATTCCCCTGGTTTGGTATGGACATCGGTGGCACCTTGGTCAAGCTGGTGTACTTTGAGCCGGTTGACATAACTGCAGAGGAAGAACAGGAGGAAGTGGAGAACCTCAAGTCCATCCGCCGCTACCTCACCTCAAACGTGGCCTATG GTAAAACAGGCGTCCGTGACGTCCACCTGGAGCTGAGGAACCTGACAATGTGCGGCCGGACGGGGAACCTGCACTTCATCCGCTTCCCAACGCAGGCCATGCCCCGTTTCATCCAGATGGGACACGACAAGAATTTCTCCAGCCTGCACACAACACTATGCGCCACCGGTGGCGGGGCGTACAAGTTTGAGAACGACTTCCGAACA ATGGCCGATCTGGAGCTGCTGAAGCTGGACGAGCTGGACTGTCTGATCCGTGGCCTGCTGTTCGTCGACCGGGTGAGCTTCAACGGCCACCCAGAGTGCTACTACTTCCAGAACCCATCAGACACCCAGAGCTGCGTGAAGAAGCCCTGCACGCTTGACAACCCCTTCCCCATGCTGCTGGTCAACATCGGCTCCGGGGTCTCCATACTGGCCGTGTATTCGGAGAACAACTATAAACGGGTGACTGGGACCAG CCTGGGAGGTGGGACATTCCTGGGCCTTTGCTGCCTGCTGACGGGCTGCGAGACGTTCGAGGAGGCGTTGGAAATGGCCAGCAAGGGCGACTCCACCAACGTGGACAAACTGGTGAAGGACATCTACGGAGGAGACTATGAACGCTTTGGGCTACAGGGCTCTGCCGTCGCATCCAG ttttggtcACATGATGAGCAAAGAGAAGCGAGACAGCATCAGTAAGGAAGACCTGGCCAGAGCCACACTGGTCACCATCACTAATAACATAGGATCCATAGCACGCATGTGTGCTGTCAacgag AAAATCGAGCGTGTGGTATTTGTTGGGAACTTCCTTCGTATCAACACAGTGTCCACAAAACTGCTAGCCTACGCCATGGACTTCTGGTCTAAAGGACAACTCAGAGCTCTCTTCCTGGAACACGAG GGTTATTTCGGAGCCGTTGGTGCGCTGATGGAGCTGCTCAAGACAACAGAGGACCCGTGA